The window CGGGCGCCGGCCCCCTCCCGCGTGTCCGCGGGGCGGGCGCCCACGCGCCGTGCGAGGGCCGCGTGCCGGCCCCGGCCGGGCCGCGGCGCCGTGTCTGAACAGTGACCTTGCCCGTGGAACTCCGGATGAGGAGCGTACGTTACCTTGTGGGCAGCAATCCACGCGTGAAAGGGTCTTGACTAGACATGCGGATGCGGAGTTCCAACCCCGTCCTCAAGCGGGCGCTCCAGCAGGCCGGTCCTGCCGGGCACGCCCAGCAGGGGTTCAACGGCCAGCCGGGTTACGGCTACGGCCAGCAGCAGGGTCCCTACGGCCAGCCGGGGTACGGACAACCGTACCCGCAGCAGGGGTACGGCCAGCCCTACCCCCAGCAGGGCTACCCCGGCGGTCCGGTGCAGAGCACCGACAACCAGCCGATGACCATCGACGACGTGGTCGTGCGCACCGGTATGACGCTCGGCGTGGTCGCGGCCTTCGCCGTCGTCAACTACTTCCTCTTCAGCTCGGCTCCGGGCATCGCCGTGGTGCTCACCCTCGTGGGTGCGCTCGGCGGTCTGGTGCTGGGCCTGGTGATCTCCTTCAAGCAGATCACCAACCCCGTCGCCATCCTGAGCTACGCCGCCCTGGAGGGCCTGCTCGTCGGCGGCATCTCCGCGATCCTGGCCAACAGCCTGTCGGTCACCACCGGTGACGCCAGCGCGGGCGGCACGCTCGTGACCCAGGCGGTGCTGGGCACCGTCGTGGTGTTCGCCGTGATGCTCGCCCTGTACAAGTTCCGCGTCATCAAGGTGACCGACGGCTTCGTCAAGGTCGTCACGTACGCGGTCATCGGCGCCGCGGCCCTGATGCTGGTCAACTTCGTGGCCAGCTTCTTCATCGCGGGCGGCATCGGTCTGCGCGAGCCCAGCCCGCTCGGCCTGCTCGTCGGCCTGGTGTTCGTGGTCCTGGCCGCGCTGACCCTGGCCATCGAGTTCCGCGGCATCGAGGAGGGCCTCAACGCCGGCATCCCCAACAAGTTCGCCTGGCAGTTCGCCTTCGGCCTGACCGTCTCCCTGGTCTGGCTCTACATCGAGATCCTGCGCCTGCTCTGGATCATCAAGTCGATCTTCGCGGAGTAGTCCGCGCCCGACGCGCGGAGCACTCCCGCGGCCGCCCGCGGCGTCCGCACACCCACGCGAGGGGCCGCCGCCCGGACGGATGTCCGGGCGGCGGCCCCTTCGCCGTGGTCGGCGAGCCCGCGGCGCGCTCAGGCCTTCCCGCGTCGGGGCGCGGGGATGGAGCGGTTCCTGCGACGGCGGTCGTACTCCGTCACGAGGGCCTGCGCGTACCACTGGGGCAACTCGTACTCGTCGGCGAGCCAGTTCGACCGGTCCTGGCAGCGCACCAGGCCCGGTCCCCCGTCCAGGGCGTCGAACCACTCGTGGAGTCCCCGGCCGGTGACGACCGGGATGCGTTCGATGAGCTTGGCGTGGATCTCCGGCGAGTGGGTTACCGACATGGGCACCTCCGGCAGCGCGTTGGCGTGTGGCACTTACCTGCGACCCTGCATCAGGATCACGTTTTGGACAAGCCCCGGTCACCAGCTTTTACCTTGCAGGTGTGAGAACGTTCGTCTTGAAGGGGTATCCAGACGAACCCTGCTGTGACAGGCGGGGTTTCGTGCGTGTTCCGGAGACGGAGGGCCTGCCGGCCAGCTGCGCCCCCGGCGTCCGCGACCCTGACGCGGGGGACGGGAGCGGTCGGTCGCGGCACGGGCCGACGGGAGGGGCCGTGCACGGCGAAGGGCCCGCAAGCACCACCGGGACCCCGGCGGCGCGTTCCGGGCCCCGGGCCTCGCGGAGCGTCAGCTCAGGCGCTCGAAGACGGCGGCCATGCCCTGCCCGCCGCCGACGCACATGGTCTCCAGGCCGAAGGTCCGGTCGTGGAAGCGCAGGCCGTTGATCAGCGTGCCGGTGATGCGGGCGCCGGTGCTGCCGAACGGGTGGCCGATCGCGATGGCGCCGCCGTTGACGTTGAGCTGGGAGTCGATGTCGATGCCCAGCTGGTCGGCGGAGGGCAGCACCTGCGCGGCGAAGGCCTCGTTGATCTCGACCAGGTCGATGTCGCCCATGGCCATGTTGGCGCGGGCCAGCGCCTGCCGGGAGGCCTCCACCGGGCCCAGGCCCATGATCTCCGGGCTCAGGCCGGTCACCCCGGTGGACACGATGCGGGCCAGCGGGGTGATGCCCAGCTGGGCGGCCTTGGTGTCGCTCATGACGACCACGGCCGAGGCGCCGTCGTTGAGCGGGCAGGCGTTGCCCGCGGTGACGGTGCCGTCGGGGCGGAACACCGGCTTGAGCTCGGAGACCTTCTCGTAGGTGGTGCCTCGGCGGATGCCGTCGTCGGTGCTGACCACGGTGCCGTCGGGCAGGGTCACCGGGGTGATCTCGCGCTCCCAGAAGCCGTTGTCCAGGGACTTCTCGGCGAGGTTCTGCGAGCGGACCGCGAACTCGTCCTGGCGCTGGCGCGAGACGCCGGTGGCCTGGGCGACGTTCTCGGCGGTCTGGCCCATCGCGATGTAGGCGTCGGGCAGGTTGCCGTCCTCGCGCGGGTCGGTCCAGGTTCCGGCACCGCCCTCGGCGCGCTTGGCGGTACGGGCCTTGGCGTCGTCGAAGAGCGGGTTCTCGTTGTTGCCGTCGTCGCTGCTGCCGTTGACGAACCGGCTGACGGTCTCCACGCCCGCGGAGACGAAGACGTCGCCCTCGCCCGCCTTGATGGCGTGGTAGGCCATCCGGGTGGTCTGGAGGGAGGAGGAGCAGTAGCGGGTGACCGTGGTGCCCGGGACGGTGTCCAGGCCCAGCTGGACGGCCACGATGCGGGCCATGTTGAAGCCCTGCTCGCCGCCGGGCAGGCCGCAGCCGAGCATCAGGTCGTCGATGCTGCCCGGGTCCAGC is drawn from Nocardiopsis dassonvillei subsp. dassonvillei DSM 43111 and contains these coding sequences:
- a CDS encoding acetyl-CoA C-acetyltransferase, with the translated sequence MPEAVIVATARSPIGRAFKGSLKDIRPDDLTTQIVRAALAKVPELDPGSIDDLMLGCGLPGGEQGFNMARIVAVQLGLDTVPGTTVTRYCSSSLQTTRMAYHAIKAGEGDVFVSAGVETVSRFVNGSSDDGNNENPLFDDAKARTAKRAEGGAGTWTDPREDGNLPDAYIAMGQTAENVAQATGVSRQRQDEFAVRSQNLAEKSLDNGFWEREITPVTLPDGTVVSTDDGIRRGTTYEKVSELKPVFRPDGTVTAGNACPLNDGASAVVVMSDTKAAQLGITPLARIVSTGVTGLSPEIMGLGPVEASRQALARANMAMGDIDLVEINEAFAAQVLPSADQLGIDIDSQLNVNGGAIAIGHPFGSTGARITGTLINGLRFHDRTFGLETMCVGGGQGMAAVFERLS
- a CDS encoding DUF4287 domain-containing protein translates to MSVTHSPEIHAKLIERIPVVTGRGLHEWFDALDGGPGLVRCQDRSNWLADEYELPQWYAQALVTEYDRRRRNRSIPAPRRGKA
- a CDS encoding Bax inhibitor-1/YccA family protein — protein: MRMRSSNPVLKRALQQAGPAGHAQQGFNGQPGYGYGQQQGPYGQPGYGQPYPQQGYGQPYPQQGYPGGPVQSTDNQPMTIDDVVVRTGMTLGVVAAFAVVNYFLFSSAPGIAVVLTLVGALGGLVLGLVISFKQITNPVAILSYAALEGLLVGGISAILANSLSVTTGDASAGGTLVTQAVLGTVVVFAVMLALYKFRVIKVTDGFVKVVTYAVIGAAALMLVNFVASFFIAGGIGLREPSPLGLLVGLVFVVLAALTLAIEFRGIEEGLNAGIPNKFAWQFAFGLTVSLVWLYIEILRLLWIIKSIFAE